DNA from Streptomyces luteogriseus:
GTTCTCGGGGACGCCGCCGACGCGGGCCGCGTCGATCTGGACGATGTCGAGCGCGCCGGCCTGGAGGAGCTGTTTGAAGACGATCCGGTTCTGCACGTGTTCGCCGGAAGCGACCTTCACGGGGGCGACGGCCCGGCGGATCGCCGCGTGGCCGAGGATGTCGTCGGGGCTGGTGGGTTCCTCGATCCAGTACGGGTCGAACTCGGCGAGGGCCTTGGTCCAGCGGATCGCCTCGTCGACGTCCCAGCGCTGGTTGGCGTCGACGGCCATGCGCACATCGGGGCCGATGACCGAACGCGCCACGCGGCAGCGGCGGATGTCGTCGTCGAGGTCGGCGCCGACCTTGAGCTTGATCTGCCGGAAGCCGTCGGCGACGGCCTCGGCCGCGAGCCGGGTGAGTTTCTCGTCGTCGTAGCCGAGCCAGCCGGGCGAGGTGGTGTAGGCGGGGTAGCCGGACTCCAGCAGGCGGGCCGTGCGTTCCCCGGCGCCCGGCCGGCCCCGGCGCAGGAGGGTCAGGGCCTCCTCGGGGGTGAGGGCGTCGGTGAGGTAGCGGAAGTCGACCTGGCGCACGATCCATTCGGGGTCGGCCTCGGCCAGCAGCCGCCACAGCGGCAGGCCGGCGCGTTTGGCGGCCAGGTCCCACACCGCGTTGACGACGGCGCCGATCGCCATGTGCATCACGCCCTTCTCGGGTCCGAGCCAGCGCAGCTGGCTGTCGCCGATCAGGTCGCGGTTCAGGGTGGAGGGGTCGGCGCACAGCGCGTCGAGGTCCCGGCCGACCAGGTGCCCGCTCAGTGCCTCGATCGCGGCGACCTGCACCTCGTTGCCCCGCCCGATGGTGAAGGCGAATCCGTGCCCCTCGTGCCCGTCGGCCGCGTCCGTGCGCAGGACGACGTAGGCCGCCGAGTAGTCGGGGTCGGGGTTCATCGCGTCGGAGCCGTCGAGCTCGCGCGAGGTGGGGAAGCGGATGTCGTGGGTGTCGACCGCGGTGATGCGGGCGGGCGTCGGGGACACGGAGGGCCTTTCGGGTCGGGTGCGGAAGGGCGGGGAGGTCAGTCCTGGGCGCGGCCGGTGGTGACCCGGGCGATCATGAGGGCGATCAGGATGATCCCGCCGTAGATGGCCTGGATCCAGAACGACGGGACCTGCGCGAGGGTGAGCAGGTTCTGCACCACACCCAGAAGGAGTACGCCGGTCAGAGCGCCGAACATGGTGCCCTTGCCGCCGTCGAGGGCGATGCCGCCGATCACCGCGGCCGCGAACACCGTGAAGATCATGTTCTGGCCCTGGTTGGCGCTGATCGCACCGACGTAGCCGGTCTGCATGATGCCGCCGACGGCGGCGAGGACACCCGCGACGACGAACACGCCGAGCATGACGCGTTCCACGCGGATGCCCGCCGCCCGGGCCGCGTCCGCGTTGCCGCCGATGGCGTACAGGGCGCGCCCGACCCGGTGGTACTTCAGGACAAGACCGGCGACCGCGAAGGCGATCGCGGCGAGCCACACCGACAGCGGGACGGTGAGGAAGGTGGTGGTGGCCAGCGCGTAGAAGCCGTCGGGCATGCCGAACAGCGTCTTGCCCTTGGTCGCGCCGACCAGCAGGCCGCGCAGCACGATCAGCATCGCCAGCGTCACGATGAACGCGTTGAGCTTGAACTTCACGACCAGGATGCCGTTGAAGGCGCCGACGGCCGCGCCCGCGACCAGGACCGCGAGCAGGGCCAGGGCGGCGGGGAACTCGGTGCCCCAGCCGGACTGGGCGGCGGGCAGCACGAGCAGCGCCCCGACGGCGGGCGCGATGCCGACCACCGACTCCAGGGACAGGTCGAACTTGCCGGTGATGAGGACGAGCGACTCGGCGAGCACGACCATCGCGAGGGCGGCGGAGGCGCCGAGGATCGAGATCAGGTTGCGCTCGGTGAGGAACGAGTCGTTGACGACCGCTCCGAGCACCATGAGCAGCAACAGGGCCGGTACGAGGGCAAGTTCGCGGGCCCGGCGCAGCAGCACGGTCCTCGCCGACCCGGTGCCGGTCACGAGCACCGGCTTCACCGGCGGGGCCTTGGTGTCAGCCATGGTCCACTCCTTCGATGGAGGCGATGAGCTCGTGGTCGCGCCAGCCCGCCGGGTGTTCGGCGACGACACGGCCGTGGAAGAGGACGAGGACCCGGTCGCAGCGCCTGAGGTCGTCGAGTTCGTCGGAGACGACGAGTACGGCGGTGCCGTCGTCGCGGGCGCTGTCGACACGGGCGAGCAGGGACTCCTTGGACTTCACGTCGACGCCCGCGGTCGGGTTGACGAGGACCAGGAGCCGCGGGTCGGAGGCGAGGGCCCGGGCCATGACGACCTTCTGCGCGTTGCCGCCGGACAGGTCCGAGACGGGCTGCCCGGGGCCCTCGGCGTGGATGTCGAGCCGTTCGATCAGCGCGCCGGCGACGCCGCGCTTGCGGTCGGTGCCGACGAATCCGAAGCGGCCGAGTCGGTCCAGGACGCTGAGGGTGGCGTTGTCGCCGATGGACATGCCGAAGACGAGGCCCTGCTCGTGCCGGTCGCGGGGCACGAAGCCGACTCCGGCTTCGAGGGCGCCCCGGACGTCGCCGAAG
Protein-coding regions in this window:
- a CDS encoding L-fuconate dehydratase, with the protein product MSPTPARITAVDTHDIRFPTSRELDGSDAMNPDPDYSAAYVVLRTDAADGHEGHGFAFTIGRGNEVQVAAIEALSGHLVGRDLDALCADPSTLNRDLIGDSQLRWLGPEKGVMHMAIGAVVNAVWDLAAKRAGLPLWRLLAEADPEWIVRQVDFRYLTDALTPEEALTLLRRGRPGAGERTARLLESGYPAYTTSPGWLGYDDEKLTRLAAEAVADGFRQIKLKVGADLDDDIRRCRVARSVIGPDVRMAVDANQRWDVDEAIRWTKALAEFDPYWIEEPTSPDDILGHAAIRRAVAPVKVASGEHVQNRIVFKQLLQAGALDIVQIDAARVGGVPENLAILLLAAKFGVPVCPHAGGVGLCELVQHLSMFDYVALTGTTEDRVIEYVDHLHDHFLDPVVIREGRYTAPTAPGFSAAMRPESLARYTYPGGAFWAADLQKEQAE
- a CDS encoding ABC transporter permease, which produces MADTKAPPVKPVLVTGTGSARTVLLRRARELALVPALLLLMVLGAVVNDSFLTERNLISILGASAALAMVVLAESLVLITGKFDLSLESVVGIAPAVGALLVLPAAQSGWGTEFPAALALLAVLVAGAAVGAFNGILVVKFKLNAFIVTLAMLIVLRGLLVGATKGKTLFGMPDGFYALATTTFLTVPLSVWLAAIAFAVAGLVLKYHRVGRALYAIGGNADAARAAGIRVERVMLGVFVVAGVLAAVGGIMQTGYVGAISANQGQNMIFTVFAAAVIGGIALDGGKGTMFGALTGVLLLGVVQNLLTLAQVPSFWIQAIYGGIILIALMIARVTTGRAQD